A stretch of the Filimonas lacunae genome encodes the following:
- a CDS encoding M48 family metallopeptidase, translated as MADFFDSNSTRPQHVRVLLLQGNIQIYDTESRQLLHTFPLLQCIPEKQSNQLTVYLNSERNARVEIPYTNPIAQLIEEEKQLQQSGSLGKVKKYRSLLIGLLVTLVVIGGLLFALIHAIPAIGVRAISIEQEQALGNTLYKTQVQQNQLDTTATRLVQQFAGHIHLSDTYPLHIVVVNDKEINAFALPGGYIVVNTGIIQHIHSYEELAALLAHEVTHINNRHSLRSILKEASLSVSLALIFGNSSAITTGVVKSAAQLSSLSYSRSLEAEADKTGIEILKKNTINPSGMLQLMRDLQASEKIQPIRFLSSHPLTSDRITAAEQAIQKTGADTYPVNIPLQQTWKLLKESQDATF; from the coding sequence ATGGCTGACTTTTTTGATAGCAACAGTACCCGCCCACAACATGTGCGGGTACTGTTATTACAGGGCAACATACAGATATACGATACAGAAAGCAGGCAACTACTGCACACCTTTCCCTTACTGCAATGCATACCCGAAAAGCAAAGCAACCAGTTAACTGTATACCTTAACTCCGAACGCAACGCCCGGGTAGAAATTCCCTACACCAACCCCATAGCACAATTAATAGAAGAAGAAAAGCAACTACAACAGTCAGGTTCTTTGGGCAAAGTGAAGAAATACCGCTCCTTACTCATAGGCTTGCTGGTAACATTGGTAGTGATAGGTGGTTTACTGTTTGCATTGATACATGCCATACCAGCCATAGGCGTACGCGCCATATCTATTGAGCAGGAACAGGCATTAGGCAACACCCTTTACAAAACACAGGTGCAGCAAAATCAGTTAGACACCACTGCCACCCGGTTGGTGCAACAGTTTGCCGGCCACATACATTTAAGTGATACTTACCCGTTACATATAGTAGTAGTGAATGATAAAGAAATCAATGCCTTTGCCTTACCCGGAGGTTATATCGTTGTCAATACCGGTATTATACAACATATACATTCTTACGAAGAGCTGGCGGCATTATTAGCACATGAAGTAACACATATCAATAACCGGCATAGCCTGCGTTCCATTTTAAAAGAAGCATCCTTATCCGTCTCTCTGGCACTCATCTTCGGCAACAGTTCCGCCATAACTACAGGCGTTGTCAAAAGTGCAGCACAGTTATCTTCCCTCTCCTACTCCCGTAGCCTGGAAGCGGAAGCAGATAAAACCGGGATAGAAATTTTGAAAAAGAATACGATTAATCCTTCCGGCATGCTGCAACTGATGCGCGATTTACAGGCCAGCGAAAAAATACAGCCTATCCGTTTTCTCAGCTCACACCCACTCACCAGCGACCGTATTACTGCTGCAGAGCAGGCTATACAAAAAACAGGAGCGGATACTTATCCAGTTAACATACCACTGCAACAAACCTGGAAATTGCTGAAAGAAAGCCAGGACGCCACTTTTTAA
- a CDS encoding bifunctional heptose 7-phosphate kinase/heptose 1-phosphate adenyltransferase has translation MNFNELFLQLEKVRVAVVGDLMLDTYWWGKVDRISPEAPVPVVTLGRKEHRIGGAGNVALNTSSLGCETTLFSVVGDDVDGELLLGLLQERHIDTKYIIKSEERITTNKIRVMSRSQQMIRLDSEITDDVRDEDERALLYNFASYVKRYQPTVVIFEDYNKGVLSPTLITEMIAVCKEHGVVTTVDPKRANFFTYKGVDIFKPNLKEVKEALNLISEDMNEATLRNIHAELHQTLQHKISLITLSEKGIFFQKGSSSKVAPSHVRNIADVSGAGDTVIAVASVIYAITKDIKLAAEMSNIAGGLVCEEIGTAAIGRVRLLQECKKLLVPVD, from the coding sequence ATGAACTTTAATGAGTTATTCCTGCAGTTAGAAAAAGTACGTGTAGCCGTTGTTGGTGACTTAATGCTGGATACTTATTGGTGGGGTAAGGTGGATCGTATTTCGCCGGAAGCCCCTGTGCCTGTGGTTACGTTGGGAAGAAAAGAGCATCGCATTGGTGGTGCCGGCAACGTGGCATTGAACACTTCTTCCCTGGGGTGTGAAACCACTTTGTTTTCGGTAGTAGGCGATGATGTGGATGGTGAGTTGTTGCTGGGCTTATTGCAGGAAAGGCATATTGATACCAAGTATATTATCAAAAGTGAAGAGCGCATTACTACCAATAAAATACGGGTAATGAGCAGGAGTCAGCAAATGATTCGCCTGGATTCGGAGATCACCGATGATGTGCGGGACGAAGATGAAAGGGCTTTGCTGTATAACTTCGCTTCTTACGTAAAGCGCTACCAGCCTACGGTGGTGATTTTTGAAGATTATAACAAAGGGGTATTGTCGCCCACGCTCATCACCGAAATGATTGCGGTGTGTAAAGAGCATGGTGTGGTAACAACGGTAGATCCTAAACGTGCTAATTTCTTTACTTATAAAGGGGTGGATATATTTAAGCCTAACCTGAAAGAAGTAAAAGAAGCTTTGAACCTGATATCGGAAGATATGAATGAAGCCACACTCCGTAACATACATGCTGAGTTACACCAAACGCTTCAACATAAAATATCCCTGATCACCTTATCTGAAAAAGGTATTTTCTTTCAAAAGGGAAGTTCCTCAAAAGTGGCGCCTTCGCATGTGCGCAATATTGCCGATGTAAGCGGTGCAGGCGACACTGTTATTGCAGTGGCCAGTGTTATCTATGCCATTACCAAAGACATTAAACTGGCGGCTGAAATGTCGAATATAGCCGGTGGCCTGGTGTGTGAAGAAATTGGTACTGCCGCCATTGGCCGGGTGCGTTTGTTGCAGGAATGCAAAAAATTGCTGGTGCCGGTGGATTAG
- a CDS encoding isoaspartyl peptidase/L-asparaginase family protein — MSRYTIVIHGGAGTILKEDMTKELEEAYQEGLEEALTAGYGVLERGGSAVNAIKAAIVLLEDNMLFNAGRGSVFTKKGVQEMDAAIMDGSSLAAGAVAAIRNVRNPIELATEVMRNSNHVFLSGKGANDFAIKQGVKLEPDEYFFSQFRYDQWKAIRDSDNYSLDHTHQRLEELMKDKKFGTVGAVALDAQGNIAAATSTGGMTNKKYGRIGDSPVIGAGTYANNKTCGISCTGHGEMFIRSVAAYDVSCLMEYKGLSLQEAMEVVVLDKLVKMGGEGGMIGVDSQGNAAMVLNSAGMYRGVKSSAGLNETAIYK; from the coding sequence ATGAGCAGGTATACTATAGTTATACATGGTGGTGCCGGAACTATTTTGAAGGAGGACATGACCAAAGAACTGGAAGAAGCTTACCAGGAAGGATTAGAAGAAGCCCTTACTGCTGGTTACGGAGTGCTGGAGCGTGGCGGTAGTGCAGTAAATGCTATTAAAGCCGCTATTGTTTTGCTGGAAGATAACATGCTTTTTAATGCAGGCCGAGGATCTGTATTTACCAAAAAAGGTGTTCAGGAAATGGACGCTGCCATTATGGATGGCAGTTCACTGGCTGCTGGTGCAGTGGCGGCTATCCGCAACGTGCGCAATCCTATTGAGCTGGCTACAGAAGTAATGCGTAACAGCAATCACGTGTTTTTAAGTGGTAAAGGGGCTAACGATTTTGCTATTAAGCAGGGAGTGAAGCTGGAACCTGATGAGTATTTTTTCTCACAATTCAGATATGATCAGTGGAAAGCAATACGCGATTCGGATAATTACTCACTGGATCATACCCACCAGCGTTTAGAGGAACTAATGAAGGATAAGAAGTTTGGAACCGTAGGTGCGGTTGCTTTGGATGCGCAGGGTAATATTGCTGCTGCCACTTCTACCGGTGGTATGACCAATAAAAAATATGGCCGTATTGGTGATAGCCCTGTAATTGGTGCCGGCACTTATGCTAATAATAAAACCTGCGGCATCAGCTGCACTGGGCACGGCGAAATGTTTATACGCAGCGTAGCTGCTTACGATGTAAGCTGCTTAATGGAGTATAAAGGTTTGAGCCTGCAGGAAGCCATGGAAGTGGTAGTGCTGGATAAACTGGTGAAAATGGGTGGTGAAGGTGGTATGATTGGGGTAGATAGCCAGGGAAATGCGGCTATGGTGTTGAATAGTGCGGGTATGTATCGTGGTGTAAAAAGTAGCGCAGGACTAAATGAAACTGCCATTTATAAATAA
- a CDS encoding OmpH family outer membrane protein has product MKNFLIGLNIVLLLAVGVLYYLFFSAKKADSKPSMANLVSDSAAVGTGSVKMVYFESDSLEKQYEYYKEVRSALRQKDEENVRKLTNLRNEFNNTVKGYQQKGSSMTQNEQTQAQQTLQQMESEYQNTAQQQQQDMQAESMRRLQEVKMKIQDFLKDYAKEKGFVFVFGTNEYDYLYYKDPSRDITADVVRLLNERYKAEKSAKKK; this is encoded by the coding sequence ATGAAGAATTTTTTAATTGGATTGAACATTGTTTTGTTGTTGGCTGTCGGTGTTTTGTATTACCTGTTTTTTTCTGCAAAAAAAGCAGATAGCAAACCCAGCATGGCTAACCTGGTAAGTGATTCAGCTGCGGTAGGTACTGGCTCTGTTAAAATGGTGTATTTTGAATCGGATAGCCTGGAAAAACAATATGAATATTACAAAGAGGTGAGGAGTGCGTTAAGGCAGAAAGATGAGGAGAATGTTCGTAAGTTAACTAATCTTAGAAATGAGTTTAACAATACGGTAAAAGGATATCAGCAAAAGGGTAGTTCCATGACACAGAATGAGCAAACCCAGGCTCAGCAAACCCTGCAGCAAATGGAAAGTGAATATCAGAACACTGCCCAGCAGCAGCAGCAGGATATGCAGGCCGAAAGCATGCGCAGATTGCAGGAAGTGAAAATGAAAATACAGGACTTTTTGAAAGACTATGCGAAAGAAAAAGGTTTTGTGTTTGTGTTTGGTACCAATGAATACGACTACCTGTATTACAAAGATCCTTCTCGCGACATCACTGCTGATGTAGTTCGTTTACTGAACGAGCGTTACAAAGCGGAGAAGAGCGCTAAGAAAAAATAG
- a CDS encoding APC family permease, with protein sequence MHQNEFKPTLGLLDGTMIVAGSMIGSGIFIVSADMLRNVGSSGWLMIVWMITGFMTVAAAVSYGELSAMFPKAGGQYTYLKESYNPLVGFLYGWSFFAVIQTGTIAAVGVAFSKFTAYLIPAVSEDNILWATDLWTTSSGPVHFQISAAQLLSIGTIVLLTYINTRGVKDGKIIQTTLTIIKLISIFGLIACGLFLAKGEVWHANWSDAWNLHKLNADGSVEKYATAAALGAIAAAMVGSIFSSVAWEGVTFIAGEIKNPKRNVGLSLFLGTFIVTIIYIAANFMYTAVLPLHEIATADKDRVAVAASNAIFGDVGKIVIAVMIMISTFGCNNGLILAGARVYYTMAKDGLFFKKTRELNKFAVPEFGLWIQCAVAGLLCLSGRYGDLLDMVSFVVVIFYVLTILGIFILRKKRPDVERPYKAFGYPIIPAIFIIMGLAFCTLLIIYKPNFTWPGLIIVLIGIPIYYIALANKKTDRSHEL encoded by the coding sequence ATGCACCAAAACGAATTCAAACCTACACTGGGACTGCTGGATGGTACTATGATAGTAGCCGGAAGCATGATTGGCTCAGGTATTTTTATTGTAAGTGCCGATATGCTGCGTAATGTAGGTTCGAGTGGCTGGCTGATGATTGTTTGGATGATTACTGGTTTTATGACCGTAGCAGCTGCAGTAAGTTATGGTGAGTTAAGTGCTATGTTTCCCAAAGCAGGTGGCCAGTATACTTATCTGAAAGAAAGCTATAACCCATTAGTGGGCTTTTTATATGGATGGAGTTTTTTCGCCGTTATTCAAACGGGTACTATTGCTGCTGTAGGGGTGGCCTTTTCTAAATTCACGGCTTACTTAATTCCTGCTGTAAGTGAAGACAATATTTTATGGGCTACTGATTTATGGACTACCAGCAGTGGGCCTGTTCATTTCCAGATTTCGGCAGCACAGTTATTATCTATAGGAACGATTGTATTGCTTACTTACATTAATACAAGAGGGGTGAAAGATGGCAAGATTATACAAACCACTTTAACCATCATTAAACTGATCAGCATCTTCGGATTAATTGCCTGCGGCTTGTTTCTGGCAAAGGGCGAGGTTTGGCATGCCAACTGGTCCGATGCCTGGAATTTACATAAGCTAAATGCAGATGGCTCTGTTGAAAAATATGCAACAGCAGCAGCATTGGGTGCTATTGCGGCTGCTATGGTGGGCAGTATTTTTAGTAGCGTGGCATGGGAAGGCGTTACTTTCATTGCCGGTGAAATAAAAAATCCGAAGCGTAACGTTGGCCTGAGTTTGTTTTTAGGAACCTTTATAGTCACCATCATTTATATAGCGGCCAACTTCATGTACACAGCGGTGTTGCCATTACATGAAATAGCTACGGCTGATAAAGACAGGGTTGCTGTTGCTGCTTCCAATGCCATCTTTGGCGATGTAGGCAAAATAGTGATTGCTGTAATGATCATGATTTCTACGTTTGGCTGTAACAACGGTTTAATTCTGGCAGGTGCCCGTGTATATTATACCATGGCTAAAGACGGCCTGTTTTTTAAGAAAACACGTGAGCTGAACAAGTTTGCAGTGCCGGAATTTGGCTTGTGGATACAATGTGCGGTGGCTGGTTTATTATGTTTAAGCGGCAGATATGGCGATTTATTAGATATGGTGTCTTTTGTGGTAGTGATCTTCTATGTATTAACTATTTTAGGAATTTTTATACTCCGGAAGAAACGACCTGATGTGGAGCGGCCTTATAAAGCCTTTGGTTACCCCATTATACCGGCTATCTTCATTATTATGGGCCTGGCTTTTTGCACTTTGCTGATCATTTATAAGCCAAATTTTACCTGGCCCGGTCTGATTATTGTTCTAATTGGTATTCCCATTTATTACATTGCACTCGCAAACAAGAAAACAGATCGAAGCCATGAACTTTAA
- the rpoC gene encoding DNA-directed RNA polymerase subunit beta', protein MAMKKDNRPKATFSKITIGLASPDSILERSFGEVLKPETINYRTYKPERDGLFCERIFGPVKDYECACGKYKRIRYKGIVCDRCGVEVTEKKVRRERMGHIKLVVPVVHIWYFKSLPNKIGYLLGMSSKKLETIVYYERYAVIQPGVREDKNLQSGDLLTEEEYLEIMDNLPKDNQYLSDDDPQKFIAKMGAEAVHDLLARIDLDSLSFTLRNAAANETSQQRKADALKRLSVVESFRDASTRITNRPEWMVMQYVPVIPPELRPLVPLDGGRFASSDLNDLYRRVIIRNNRLKRLLEIKAPEVILRNEKRMLQEAVDSLFDNSRKSNAVKAEGGRALKSLSDVLKGKQGRFRQNLLGKRVDYSGRSVIVVGPELKMHECGLPKDMAAELFKPFVIRKLIERGIVKTVKSAKKLVDRKEAVIWDILENILKGHPVMLNRAPTLHRLSIQAFQPRLVEGKAIQLHPLVTAAFNADFDGDQMAVHVPLSSAAILEAQLLMLSSHNILNPQNGTPITLPSQDMVLGLYYITKGKKTTETEIVKGQGMAFYSMEEVIIAYNENRVDLHANIKVKTNVREAGQLVKKLIDTTVGRVLFNQHVPHEVGFINALLTKKSLREIIGDIIKITNVPKTAKFLDDIKTLGFRMAFRGGLSFNVNDLIIPTMRNELLEQAKVEVEEVWENYNMGLITNNERYNQVIDIWSRVDTRITETLIREMQNDKQGFNSVYMMLDSGARGSKQQVKQLAGIRGLMAKPRKSGSSGSEIIENPILSNFKGGLNVLDYFISTHGARKGLADTALKTADAGYLTRRLVDVSQDVVISEEDCGTLRGIATSALKDNEDIIEPLLDRIVGRSSLHDVFHPQTDAILVNAGEEITTDIAKAIEEAGIETVEIRSVLTCESKRGVCVKCYGKNLATGYVAQNGDAVGIIAAQSIGEPGTQLTLRTFHVGGIAGSSSIESSLNAKFDGTIQFDGLRTVVTENNEGEKVSIVIGRTGEVRIMDVKNDRLLITNNVPYGATLNVKDGQQVKKGEAICTWDPFNNVIVAEIAGEIKFENVIEGVTFREEADEQTGHRDKVVIETKDKTRIPSISVEGKEIKNYNLPVGSRLVMEEGDKVRAGQVIVKIPRTLRKSGDITGGLPRVTELFEARNPGNPAVVCEIDGVVAFGNVKRGNREIIVEARDGIVKKYLVPLTRQILVQDGDFVKAGTPLSDGQIAPADILAIKGPFAVQEYVVNEIQEVYRLQGVKINDKHIEVIVRQMMKKVEIVDAGDTRFLEEDLEDRFDFNEENDRIFDKKVVTEPGESSKLKAGQIVTLRELREENSILRRNDKKLVEVRDAQPATATPVLLGITKASLGVQSWISAASFQETTKVLSSAAIQGKTDDMLGLKENIVTGHLIPAGTGQKAFENMIVGSKEEYELLSTAREAMNFDDDE, encoded by the coding sequence ATGGCAATGAAAAAAGACAATCGTCCTAAAGCCACCTTCTCTAAAATCACCATCGGTCTTGCATCGCCCGATAGTATTTTAGAGCGCAGTTTTGGTGAAGTGCTTAAGCCGGAAACCATCAACTACCGTACCTACAAGCCGGAGCGTGATGGTCTGTTTTGCGAAAGAATTTTTGGTCCTGTAAAAGATTATGAGTGTGCTTGTGGTAAATACAAGCGTATTCGTTACAAGGGCATTGTGTGTGACCGTTGTGGTGTGGAAGTTACTGAAAAGAAAGTACGTCGTGAGCGCATGGGCCACATTAAACTGGTGGTTCCTGTAGTACACATCTGGTACTTTAAAAGCTTACCTAACAAAATTGGTTACCTGTTAGGGATGAGTTCTAAGAAATTAGAAACGATTGTTTATTACGAAAGATACGCGGTAATTCAGCCGGGTGTTCGTGAAGATAAAAACCTGCAGTCGGGCGATCTGTTAACAGAAGAAGAGTACCTGGAAATCATGGACAATTTGCCCAAGGATAACCAGTACCTGAGTGACGACGATCCGCAAAAGTTCATTGCCAAAATGGGTGCCGAAGCGGTTCATGACCTGCTGGCCCGTATTGACCTGGACTCTTTGAGCTTTACCCTGCGTAATGCTGCTGCCAACGAAACTTCTCAACAACGTAAAGCCGACGCCTTAAAGCGTTTGAGCGTTGTGGAAAGCTTCCGTGATGCCTCTACCCGCATCACCAACCGTCCTGAGTGGATGGTAATGCAATATGTACCTGTTATTCCTCCTGAATTACGTCCGTTAGTTCCATTGGATGGTGGCCGTTTTGCGTCTTCTGACCTGAACGATTTATACCGTCGTGTAATTATCCGTAACAACCGTTTAAAGCGTCTGTTGGAGATTAAAGCTCCTGAGGTGATCCTGCGTAACGAAAAACGTATGTTGCAGGAAGCGGTGGATTCCCTGTTCGATAACAGCCGTAAATCTAACGCCGTGAAAGCGGAAGGTGGACGCGCCCTGAAATCTTTGAGTGACGTACTGAAAGGTAAACAAGGTCGTTTCCGTCAGAACTTGTTAGGTAAGCGTGTTGACTATTCTGGTCGTTCTGTAATTGTGGTAGGCCCCGAGCTGAAAATGCACGAGTGTGGTTTACCTAAAGATATGGCTGCCGAATTGTTCAAGCCGTTTGTTATTCGTAAACTGATTGAAAGAGGTATCGTTAAAACAGTAAAATCGGCTAAAAAGCTGGTAGACCGTAAGGAAGCTGTTATCTGGGATATCCTTGAAAATATTCTGAAAGGTCACCCTGTAATGTTAAACCGTGCCCCTACGCTGCACCGTTTATCTATCCAGGCTTTCCAACCAAGATTAGTAGAAGGTAAAGCTATTCAGCTGCACCCGTTAGTAACCGCGGCGTTCAACGCCGACTTTGATGGTGACCAGATGGCGGTTCACGTGCCTTTGAGCAGTGCTGCAATTCTGGAAGCCCAGTTGCTGATGTTATCTTCTCACAACATTCTGAACCCGCAAAATGGTACGCCTATCACCCTTCCTTCTCAGGACATGGTACTGGGCTTGTATTACATTACCAAGGGTAAGAAAACTACGGAAACCGAGATTGTAAAAGGCCAGGGTATGGCTTTCTACAGCATGGAAGAAGTAATTATCGCTTATAACGAAAACCGCGTTGACCTGCACGCTAACATTAAGGTGAAAACCAATGTACGTGAAGCTGGTCAGCTGGTGAAAAAGCTGATTGATACTACTGTAGGCCGTGTACTGTTTAACCAGCACGTTCCACACGAAGTAGGTTTCATCAACGCTTTATTAACCAAGAAAAGCCTGCGGGAAATCATTGGTGACATTATCAAAATCACCAACGTTCCTAAAACCGCTAAATTCCTGGATGATATCAAAACCCTCGGTTTCCGTATGGCCTTCCGTGGTGGTTTGTCGTTCAACGTGAATGACCTGATCATCCCTACTATGCGTAACGAACTGCTGGAGCAGGCGAAAGTAGAAGTGGAAGAGGTTTGGGAAAACTACAACATGGGTTTAATTACCAATAACGAACGTTATAACCAGGTAATTGACATATGGAGCCGTGTGGATACCCGTATTACTGAAACGCTGATTCGCGAAATGCAGAATGACAAACAGGGCTTCAACTCTGTATACATGATGCTTGATTCCGGTGCGCGTGGTAGTAAACAACAGGTTAAACAGCTGGCTGGTATCAGAGGTCTGATGGCTAAACCAAGAAAGTCTGGTTCTTCTGGTTCTGAAATTATCGAAAACCCGATCCTTTCCAACTTTAAAGGTGGATTGAACGTGTTGGATTACTTCATCTCTACGCACGGTGCCCGTAAGGGTCTGGCGGATACGGCCTTGAAAACGGCGGATGCGGGTTACCTGACCCGTCGTCTGGTAGACGTATCTCAGGATGTGGTTATTTCGGAAGAAGATTGCGGTACTTTAAGAGGTATTGCTACATCTGCCCTGAAAGACAACGAAGACATTATCGAGCCACTGTTGGATCGTATTGTTGGTAGAAGTTCACTGCATGATGTATTCCATCCGCAAACAGATGCAATACTGGTGAATGCAGGTGAAGAAATCACTACTGATATTGCAAAAGCGATTGAAGAAGCGGGTATTGAAACGGTTGAAATCCGTTCTGTACTTACCTGCGAAAGCAAGCGCGGTGTGTGCGTGAAGTGTTATGGTAAAAACCTGGCTACAGGTTACGTGGCACAGAATGGTGATGCCGTTGGTATCATCGCTGCACAGTCCATTGGTGAACCAGGTACACAGTTAACACTTCGTACCTTCCACGTGGGTGGTATCGCCGGTTCTTCTTCTATTGAATCTTCACTGAACGCTAAGTTCGATGGTACTATCCAGTTCGATGGTTTACGTACTGTTGTTACTGAAAATAATGAAGGTGAAAAAGTATCTATCGTTATTGGTCGTACCGGTGAGGTGCGTATCATGGACGTGAAGAACGACCGCCTGTTAATTACCAACAACGTACCTTACGGTGCAACGCTGAACGTGAAAGATGGTCAGCAGGTGAAAAAAGGCGAAGCGATCTGTACATGGGATCCGTTCAACAACGTTATCGTTGCGGAGATTGCGGGTGAGATTAAATTCGAAAACGTAATTGAAGGTGTAACCTTCCGTGAAGAAGCAGATGAGCAAACCGGTCACCGCGATAAAGTGGTAATTGAAACAAAAGATAAAACCCGTATTCCTTCTATCTCTGTAGAAGGTAAGGAAATCAAAAACTATAACTTACCTGTAGGCAGCCGTCTGGTAATGGAAGAAGGCGATAAAGTAAGAGCCGGCCAGGTAATTGTTAAAATACCAAGAACGCTTCGTAAGTCTGGTGATATCACCGGGGGCTTACCTCGTGTAACTGAATTGTTTGAAGCAAGGAACCCGGGTAACCCAGCCGTTGTTTGCGAAATCGATGGTGTAGTAGCCTTCGGTAACGTGAAGCGTGGTAACCGCGAAATCATTGTAGAAGCAAGAGATGGTATCGTTAAAAAATACCTGGTACCGTTAACACGTCAGATCCTGGTTCAGGATGGTGACTTCGTTAAAGCAGGTACTCCGTTATCTGATGGTCAGATTGCTCCTGCAGATATCCTGGCTATCAAAGGTCCATTCGCAGTACAAGAGTACGTGGTGAATGAAATTCAGGAAGTTTACCGTTTACAGGGTGTAAAAATCAACGATAAGCACATCGAGGTAATTGTACGTCAGATGATGAAGAAGGTTGAGATTGTTGACGCCGGTGACACAAGGTTCCTGGAAGAAGATCTGGAAGACAGATTTGACTTTAACGAAGAGAACGACCGCATCTTTGATAAGAAGGTAGTAACAGAACCAGGGGAAAGCAGTAAGCTGAAAGCTGGTCAGATCGTTACCCTGCGTGAGCTGAGAGAAGAAAACTCTATTTTACGTCGTAACGATAAAAAACTGGTAGAAGTGCGTGATGCACAGCCTGCAACCGCTACACCGGTGTTATTGGGTATTACCAAAGCATCACTGGGTGTACAAAGCTGGATCTCTGCTGCTTCGTTCCAGGAAACTACCAAGGTACTGAGCTCTGCAGCTATTCAAGGTAAAACTGATGACATGTTAGGCTTGAAAGAAAACATTGTTACAGGTCACCTGATCCCTGCCGGTACTGGTCAGAAAGCGTTTGAGAACATGATCGTAGGTAGCAAGGAAGAGTATGAACTGCTTTCTACTGCACGCGAAGCCATGAACTTTGACGATGATGAATAA
- a CDS encoding cation:proton antiporter has protein sequence MNLYNTFSIVIVLAAVIAYLNQKLLRLPSTIGVMIIAIFISLVLILCSNLFPSFFQDSIALIDSVDFSKMLTGAVLSFLLFAGTIQIRIDDLKNQKLSVLLFSTISVILSTVIVGLLLYLLLQLLGIPIALLHCFLFGALISPTDPVSVLAILKNSGISKSLETKIAGESLLNDGVALVIFFSILHAIRNPDDPVTLTQIAQVFAREALGGLALGLVLGYVGSWALKSIDNYKIEVMITLAIVMGGYNLAGGLGVSGPLTMVSAGIIIGNYGKSYAMSDISRDYLDKFWELIEEILNIMLFALIGFELLLIKHFTFYWTIGLSCIVIVLVARFISIAIPAIFIRLQERLKLRTVLFLTWGGLRGGVSIALALTLTRGLHKDLFLFITYCVVVFSVVVQGLSIERFTLRRKKKLSTVEN, from the coding sequence ATGAACCTATATAACACCTTTTCTATCGTTATTGTATTGGCGGCCGTAATAGCTTATCTCAATCAAAAGCTGTTAAGGCTGCCCAGTACAATTGGGGTAATGATCATTGCTATATTCATTTCCCTGGTACTGATATTATGCAGTAACCTGTTTCCTTCCTTTTTCCAGGATTCCATTGCGCTTATTGATTCGGTTGATTTTAGCAAGATGCTTACAGGGGCGGTGCTCAGCTTCCTGTTGTTTGCCGGTACTATACAGATACGTATTGATGATTTGAAGAATCAGAAGTTATCGGTACTGTTGTTTTCTACCATAAGCGTTATTCTATCTACTGTTATTGTGGGGCTGTTGCTGTACCTGTTGCTACAGTTGCTGGGCATTCCTATAGCGTTGCTGCATTGTTTTTTGTTTGGAGCGCTTATTTCACCTACCGATCCTGTGTCGGTGCTGGCTATTTTAAAAAATTCGGGCATATCCAAATCTCTGGAAACCAAAATAGCGGGGGAGTCGCTGTTAAATGATGGCGTGGCGCTGGTTATCTTTTTCAGTATCCTGCATGCCATTCGCAACCCGGATGATCCGGTTACCCTCACACAAATAGCCCAGGTATTTGCCAGGGAAGCTTTAGGCGGGCTGGCTTTAGGTCTGGTGCTGGGGTATGTGGGATCGTGGGCTTTAAAGTCAATAGACAATTATAAGATAGAAGTGATGATTACGCTGGCTATTGTGATGGGAGGATACAATCTGGCGGGTGGGCTGGGGGTGTCGGGGCCGCTAACGATGGTGTCGGCTGGTATTATTATAGGTAATTATGGGAAGTCATATGCTATGTCAGATATTTCGCGCGACTACCTGGATAAATTCTGGGAGCTGATTGAGGAGATATTAAATATTATGTTGTTTGCTTTAATTGGTTTTGAGCTGTTGCTGATTAAGCATTTTACTTTTTACTGGACTATTGGGCTTAGTTGTATTGTGATTGTGTTAGTGGCCCGGTTTATCAGTATTGCCATTCCGGCTATTTTTATCCGGTTACAGGAGCGGTTAAAGCTACGCACGGTATTATTTCTTACCTGGGGTGGTTTAAGAGGAGGGGTTTCCATTGCTTTGGCGCTTACTTTGACCCGGGGATTACATAAAGATTTGTTTTTATTCATTACTTATTGTGTTGTTGTGTTTTCGGTGGTAGTGCAGGGGCTCAGTATTGAGCGTTTTACTTTGCGGCGCAAAAAAAAGTTGTCAACTGTTGAAAATTAG